The Bacteroidota bacterium genome contains a region encoding:
- a CDS encoding T9SS type A sorting domain-containing protein, translated as MPLRYVLPLLAVVLAPPGVAQPFEWTYTAGLTAPIDQFQLYPDGSVLGLSDGLLYRSGDEGLSWQMIATAPEDLSEFAVSGPRLWGLANGQVLTAAWLGVAWEVRGPDAPVGHLAVRGDSVFAATRDKPDRIYRSFDVGRTWEALTHETPTTSSGTPYAETALLEFVKSGLLYRQWLLDGSTSPVHWSEDHGATWTETACGPLVALDPVGMAGLTATLPSYSAGLNRWFPGRLLQTFDGGRTCEAVQIAYIFGLMRLRDGSWLVGQRDRLARIDNVGADWQTVGMENRGAVRRPLELPSRSLLIPTETFRAGPDDSFGTSYATGTYRLSKDSAEEKLTGLASHTPSIEVLDGALYAGGKGGLFRLTGLTASMDEEEHGWAFVGIGSLSRVGGLYIDGSRLLAFAGGTFDFFDYGYRPYDGTTEDFPSDGRFSVGVVGDMIRTSLGAIVTAVPQPVLPIANIGRSIERPGLLRFEGGEADPSAFFPVSLAGTLHESQPDVLYAGCVWLERAWDDGDCPGVLASTDDGRTWEALPDGLPTIDERAEVFAFTTDDTGTTLAATRDGVYALDGSTWTQRGLPGTWVFDLQSHPTAGTLAATERGVFRWDPDEEAWQPVGLGLEERTVYDILATDDLIDGETVLVAATDRGVFTSTPLVSIDAEDEAVPAEAFAVTAYPNPFAEALTVEVALAEATEVRTTVYDVLGRVVAEMPARLLGAGAHRLPMETDGLAPGVYLVRVSATGQPERVATVTRVR; from the coding sequence ATGCCTCTCCGCTACGTCCTCCCGCTCCTCGCCGTCGTCCTCGCGCCGCCTGGGGTCGCACAGCCGTTCGAGTGGACGTACACGGCCGGGCTCACCGCGCCCATCGACCAGTTCCAACTCTATCCCGATGGGAGCGTGCTGGGCCTCAGCGACGGCCTGCTCTACCGTTCCGGCGACGAAGGGCTGTCATGGCAGATGATCGCCACAGCCCCTGAAGATCTCTCTGAGTTCGCCGTGTCTGGGCCGAGACTGTGGGGACTCGCGAATGGGCAGGTGCTGACGGCAGCGTGGCTGGGTGTTGCCTGGGAAGTCCGAGGGCCCGATGCTCCGGTGGGCCATCTCGCTGTGCGCGGCGACTCAGTCTTCGCGGCGACTCGAGACAAACCAGACCGGATCTATCGCTCCTTTGACGTGGGTCGGACTTGGGAGGCCCTCACCCACGAAACACCTACCACCTCTTCAGGCACACCGTATGCTGAAACCGCGCTGCTAGAATTCGTCAAGTCGGGCCTGCTCTATCGCCAGTGGCTTCTCGATGGAAGCACCTCGCCAGTCCATTGGTCTGAGGACCATGGGGCAACTTGGACCGAAACTGCCTGTGGCCCACTCGTCGCTCTCGACCCAGTTGGCATGGCAGGTCTTACCGCAACGCTACCCTCCTACAGCGCTGGCCTCAACCGGTGGTTTCCTGGTCGCCTCTTGCAGACCTTTGACGGCGGCAGAACCTGCGAGGCTGTCCAGATCGCCTACATCTTTGGGCTGATGCGTCTCCGCGACGGCTCATGGCTCGTGGGTCAACGAGACCGACTGGCCCGCATTGACAACGTGGGCGCTGATTGGCAAACTGTTGGAATGGAAAACCGAGGAGCAGTGCGACGTCCACTGGAGTTGCCATCCAGGAGCCTGCTTATCCCAACCGAAACATTCCGAGCTGGCCCAGACGATTCATTTGGGACGAGCTATGCTACGGGGACCTATCGCCTGAGCAAGGACAGCGCCGAGGAAAAGTTAACGGGCCTGGCATCACACACGCCCTCGATAGAAGTGCTAGACGGGGCGCTCTACGCCGGAGGTAAAGGCGGCCTCTTTCGCCTCACCGGCCTAACAGCATCGATGGATGAGGAAGAACATGGCTGGGCGTTCGTAGGGATCGGCAGCCTATCGCGTGTGGGAGGACTCTACATCGACGGCAGTCGCTTACTCGCATTCGCTGGGGGCACGTTTGATTTTTTTGACTATGGATACCGACCCTACGACGGCACAACGGAAGACTTCCCAAGCGATGGGCGGTTTTCGGTCGGTGTAGTAGGCGACATGATCCGGACATCGCTGGGGGCCATAGTCACAGCCGTCCCACAACCCGTCTTGCCCATAGCGAACATTGGACGCTCGATAGAACGCCCGGGGCTACTTCGTTTTGAAGGAGGGGAAGCTGACCCGAGTGCATTTTTTCCGGTGTCACTTGCAGGGACCCTCCACGAGTCCCAGCCGGACGTCCTCTATGCAGGATGTGTTTGGTTAGAGCGTGCATGGGACGACGGGGACTGTCCAGGCGTCCTTGCATCCACAGACGACGGTCGCACGTGGGAAGCTCTCCCCGATGGCCTCCCCACCATTGACGAGCGCGCGGAAGTCTTCGCCTTCACCACCGACGACACCGGTACCACCCTCGCAGCCACGCGCGACGGCGTCTACGCGCTCGACGGCTCCACCTGGACCCAGCGCGGCCTGCCCGGCACCTGGGTGTTCGACCTCCAATCACATCCGACGGCAGGCACCCTCGCCGCTACCGAGCGCGGCGTCTTCCGCTGGGACCCTGATGAGGAAGCCTGGCAGCCTGTCGGCCTCGGTCTGGAGGAACGCACCGTCTACGACATCCTCGCCACCGACGACCTCATCGACGGCGAGACGGTGCTCGTGGCAGCGACCGACCGAGGCGTTTTCACGAGTACGCCGCTCGTGAGCATCGACGCGGAAGACGAGGCGGTGCCGGCTGAGGCGTTTGCCGTGACAGCCTACCCGAATCCATTCGCCGAGGCGCTGACCGTGGAGGTCGCACTTGCCGAGGCGACGGAGGTGCGCACTACCGTGTATGACGTGCTGGGTCGCGTCGTCGCGGAGATGCCCGCACGGCTTCTGGGTGCAGGAGCGCACCGGCTACCGATGGAGACGGATGGGCTGGCGCCGGGGGTCTACCTCGTGCGTGTGTCGGCGACAGGGCAACCAGAGCGCGTCGCGACGGTCACGCGGGTGCGCTAA